From Streptomyces cyaneogriseus subsp. noncyanogenus, the proteins below share one genomic window:
- a CDS encoding VWA domain-containing protein yields the protein MGILTLLRNAFGRSRKAKTAQAEDAAPQPPAQTAPEPAPETAPDAAPDAAPSAAATTAAEAPPAPEPKLPSQSAPRTATATATPAPAPQVPEPRPSGPGEHELVTAAFDKVTVPRPTRTPEQEDAPAVEAEPESREEAEPEAKTKTKTESETKAEAETRSEVEPEPRSEVEPEPRNKAELEPEPKAETRDETEPETETEAQREPETETEPKPEAGTDAETGPENETGPETGTGTGTETGPQAEDRTEPEPEPKAETQTQAETQTQPEPETGTETQPQAETDTEPAPAPEPASAEAAQGPSETEPTATGPTETEPTATGPTETEPAETEPAAADEAKSGKPAVSAARLRSRAPHLSTAYKAAGAALRKYGLTGARAKVYLVLDRSASMRPYYKDGSAQALAEQTLALAAHLDPEATVPVVFFSTELDGTGELTLAEHENKIDELHAALGRMGRTSYHAAVEEVIAAHGKSAPGTPALVVFQTDGAPDAKTPATRSLEEAAAGHPAVFFSFVAFGDPENKAFDYLRKLRTGNASHFLAGETPRELTDKELYEGILASWRP from the coding sequence ATGGGCATTCTCACTCTCCTGCGGAACGCGTTCGGCCGCTCACGCAAAGCGAAGACGGCCCAGGCGGAGGATGCGGCGCCGCAGCCGCCCGCGCAGACCGCGCCCGAGCCGGCGCCGGAGACGGCCCCGGATGCGGCCCCGGATGCGGCCCCCTCGGCGGCCGCCACGACGGCCGCCGAGGCGCCCCCCGCCCCGGAACCGAAGCTTCCGTCCCAGTCCGCGCCCCGGACCGCCACCGCCACCGCCACCCCCGCGCCCGCCCCGCAGGTCCCCGAGCCGCGCCCGTCCGGCCCCGGGGAACACGAACTGGTCACCGCCGCCTTCGACAAGGTCACGGTGCCGAGGCCGACCCGGACCCCGGAGCAGGAGGACGCCCCCGCTGTCGAGGCGGAGCCCGAGTCCCGGGAGGAAGCGGAGCCCGAGGCCAAGACCAAGACCAAGACCGAGTCCGAGACCAAGGCCGAGGCCGAGACTCGGAGCGAGGTGGAGCCAGAGCCCCGGAGCGAGGTGGAGCCCGAGCCTCGGAACAAGGCGGAACTCGAGCCCGAGCCCAAGGCCGAGACCCGGGACGAGACGGAGCCGGAGACCGAGACCGAAGCCCAGAGGGAGCCGGAGACCGAGACGGAGCCGAAGCCCGAGGCCGGGACGGACGCCGAGACGGGACCGGAGAACGAGACGGGACCGGAGACCGGCACCGGGACCGGGACCGAAACCGGGCCTCAGGCCGAGGACCGGACGGAGCCCGAGCCCGAGCCCAAGGCCGAGACCCAGACCCAGGCCGAAACCCAGACGCAGCCCGAGCCCGAGACCGGCACCGAGACTCAGCCCCAGGCCGAGACCGACACCGAACCCGCCCCGGCCCCCGAGCCCGCCAGCGCCGAAGCCGCCCAGGGACCGTCCGAGACGGAACCGACCGCGACCGGCCCGACCGAGACGGAACCGACCGCGACCGGCCCGACCGAGACGGAACCGGCCGAGACCGAACCGGCCGCCGCGGACGAGGCCAAGTCCGGTAAGCCCGCCGTCTCCGCCGCGCGCCTCCGTTCCCGCGCCCCCCACCTCTCCACCGCCTACAAGGCCGCCGGCGCCGCCCTCCGGAAGTACGGCCTCACCGGCGCCCGCGCCAAGGTGTACCTGGTCCTGGACCGCTCCGCCTCGATGCGCCCGTACTACAAGGACGGCTCCGCCCAGGCACTGGCCGAGCAGACCCTGGCCCTCGCCGCGCACCTCGACCCCGAGGCCACGGTCCCCGTCGTGTTCTTCTCGACCGAGCTGGACGGCACCGGCGAGCTCACCCTCGCCGAGCACGAGAACAAGATCGACGAGCTGCACGCCGCGCTCGGCCGGATGGGCCGTACCAGCTACCACGCGGCCGTCGAGGAGGTCATCGCAGCGCACGGGAAGTCCGCCCCCGGCACCCCCGCCCTGGTGGTCTTCCAGACGGACGGCGCGCCCGACGCCAAGACGCCCGCGACCCGGTCCCTGGAGGAGGCCGCTGCGGGCCACCCCGCCGTCTTCTTCTCCTTCGTCGCCTTCGGCGACCCGGAGAACAAGGCGTTCGACTACCTCCGCAAGCTGCGCACGGGCAACGCCTCGCACTTCCTCGCCGGCGAGACCCCCCGCGAGCTGACGGACAAGGAGCTGTACGAGGGAATCCTCGCGTCCTGGCGCCCGTGA
- a CDS encoding alpha/beta fold hydrolase — protein MAPFLAHEDHGGSGDPAAVPLVLVHGHPFDRTMWTPQSEVFAASRRVIAPDLRGYGASPVSPALTDFGGFARDIEALLDELGVASCVLAGVSMGGQIAMECYGRFPHRVRGLVLADTSPVAETPEGRTARRAMADRLLREGMRGYADEVLEKMVAPYADPEVKAHVHRMMTATRPEGAAAALRARAERPDYRELLSRATVPALVVVGADDTYTPVAGAEALHALLPDASLCVVEGAAHLPNLERPERFNAALAEFLARVDARV, from the coding sequence ATGGCACCCTTCCTTGCACACGAGGACCACGGCGGCTCCGGTGACCCGGCCGCCGTCCCGCTCGTCCTCGTCCACGGCCACCCCTTCGACCGCACCATGTGGACGCCGCAGAGCGAGGTCTTCGCGGCGTCCCGCCGGGTGATCGCGCCCGATCTGCGGGGCTACGGCGCCTCCCCGGTCAGCCCCGCCCTCACCGACTTCGGCGGGTTCGCCCGGGACATCGAGGCGCTGCTGGACGAGCTGGGGGTGGCGTCCTGCGTGCTGGCCGGGGTGTCGATGGGGGGCCAGATCGCGATGGAGTGCTACGGCCGTTTCCCCCACCGCGTCCGGGGCCTGGTCCTGGCCGACACCTCCCCCGTGGCGGAGACGCCCGAGGGCAGGACCGCCCGCCGGGCGATGGCGGACCGCCTGCTGCGCGAGGGGATGCGCGGGTACGCCGACGAGGTGCTGGAGAAGATGGTCGCCCCGTACGCGGACCCGGAGGTCAAGGCCCATGTCCACCGCATGATGACGGCCACCCGCCCGGAGGGCGCCGCGGCGGCCCTGCGCGCCCGCGCCGAACGCCCCGACTACCGTGAGCTGCTCTCTCGCGCCACGGTTCCGGCCCTGGTCGTCGTGGGCGCCGACGACACCTACACTCCGGTCGCCGGCGCCGAGGCCCTGCACGCGCTGCTCCCCGACGCGTCCCTGTGTGTCGTGGAGGGCGCCGCCCACCTGCCGAACCTGGAGCGGCCGGAGCGGTTCAACGCGGCCCTGGCGGAGTTCCTGGCCCGCGTCGACGCGCGAGTATGA
- the aspS gene encoding aspartate--tRNA ligase, translating to MHRYRSHTCGELRASDVGTDVRLSGWLHNRRDLGGILFIDLRDHYGITQLVARPGTPAYEALDKISKESTVRVDGRVVSRGTENVNPDLPTGEIEVEVGEVELLGAAAPLPFTINAEDGVNEERRLEYRFLDLRRERMHRNIMLRTQVISAIRQKMSALGFNELATPILTATSPEGARDFVVPSRLHPGKFYALPQAPQQFKQLLMISGFDRYFQIAPCFRDEDARADRSPGEFYQLDVEMSFVEQEDVFQPIEKLMTELFTEFGGGREVTSPFPRIPFREAMLKYGSDKPDLRAKLELVDITDIFEGSEFKAFAGKHVRALPVPDVAAQPRKFFDQLGDYAVSQGAKGLAWVRVGEDSTLTGPIAKFLTEDNVAELTKRLSLAPGHAVFFGAGEFDEVSKIMGAVRVEAARRAGHFEENVFRFCWIVDFPMYEKDEETGKIDFSHNPFSMPQGGMEALESQDPLDILAWQYDIVCNGVELSSGAIRNHEPDIMLKAFEIAGYDHETVEREFAGMLRAFRFGAPPHGGIAPGVDRIVMLLADEPNIRETIAFPLNGNAQDLMMGAPTELDESRLKELHLTVRKPQPK from the coding sequence ATGCATCGGTACAGGTCCCACACCTGCGGCGAGCTCCGCGCCTCTGACGTCGGCACCGACGTCCGGCTGAGTGGCTGGCTGCACAATCGGCGCGACCTGGGCGGCATCCTCTTCATCGATCTGCGCGACCACTACGGCATCACGCAGCTCGTCGCCCGTCCGGGCACCCCCGCGTACGAGGCGCTCGACAAGATCTCCAAGGAGTCGACCGTCCGCGTCGACGGCCGGGTTGTTTCACGTGGAACCGAGAACGTGAACCCCGACCTGCCGACCGGTGAGATCGAGGTCGAGGTCGGCGAGGTCGAGCTGCTCGGCGCCGCCGCCCCGCTCCCCTTCACCATCAACGCCGAGGACGGGGTCAACGAGGAGCGGCGCCTGGAGTACCGCTTCCTGGACCTGCGCCGTGAGCGCATGCACCGCAACATCATGCTGCGCACCCAGGTCATCTCGGCGATCCGCCAGAAGATGTCGGCGCTGGGCTTCAACGAGCTGGCGACCCCGATCCTGACGGCGACCTCGCCCGAGGGCGCCCGCGACTTCGTGGTCCCCTCCCGTCTGCACCCGGGCAAGTTCTACGCCCTCCCGCAGGCCCCCCAGCAGTTCAAGCAGCTCCTGATGATCTCCGGCTTCGACCGGTACTTCCAGATCGCGCCCTGCTTCCGCGACGAGGACGCCCGCGCCGACCGCTCGCCGGGCGAGTTCTACCAGCTCGACGTCGAGATGAGCTTCGTCGAGCAGGAGGACGTCTTCCAGCCGATCGAGAAGCTCATGACCGAGCTGTTCACCGAGTTCGGCGGCGGCCGTGAGGTCACCTCCCCCTTCCCGCGGATCCCGTTCCGCGAGGCGATGCTGAAGTACGGCTCCGACAAGCCCGACCTGCGCGCCAAGCTGGAGCTCGTCGACATCACCGACATCTTCGAGGGCTCCGAGTTCAAGGCGTTCGCCGGCAAGCACGTGCGCGCCCTGCCGGTGCCGGACGTCGCCGCCCAGCCCCGCAAGTTCTTCGACCAGCTCGGCGACTACGCCGTCTCGCAGGGCGCCAAGGGCCTGGCCTGGGTGCGCGTCGGCGAGGACTCCACGCTCACCGGGCCGATCGCCAAGTTCCTCACCGAGGACAACGTCGCCGAGCTCACCAAGCGCCTGTCGCTGGCCCCGGGCCACGCGGTCTTCTTCGGCGCGGGCGAGTTCGACGAGGTCTCCAAGATCATGGGCGCGGTGCGGGTCGAGGCCGCCCGGCGCGCCGGTCACTTCGAGGAGAACGTCTTCCGCTTCTGCTGGATCGTCGACTTCCCGATGTACGAGAAGGACGAGGAGACCGGCAAGATCGACTTCTCGCACAACCCGTTCTCGATGCCGCAGGGCGGCATGGAGGCCCTGGAGTCCCAGGACCCGCTGGACATCCTGGCCTGGCAGTACGACATCGTCTGCAACGGTGTGGAGCTGTCCTCCGGCGCGATCCGGAACCACGAGCCGGACATCATGCTCAAGGCGTTCGAGATCGCGGGCTACGACCACGAGACCGTCGAGCGTGAGTTCGCCGGCATGCTGCGCGCCTTCCGTTTCGGCGCCCCGCCGCACGGCGGCATCGCCCCCGGCGTCGACCGCATCGTCATGCTCCTCGCGGACGAGCCGAACATCCGCGAGACGATCGCCTTCCCGCTCAACGGCAACGCCCAGGACCTGATGATGGGCGCGCCGACCGAGCTGGACGAGTCCCGGCTGAAGGAACTGCACCTGACGGTGCGCAAGCCGCAGCCGAAGTAG
- a CDS encoding PP2C family protein-serine/threonine phosphatase yields MRLRGRSMGWVPPLLLLAGIAVADFNTTGEFRIISWIVLVPGIAAALCGVWGTAVFAVLALLAYVTVDSAWPHQYQTGLPDFILVTVGSVLAVAACVVRVRGERRMLHMRDIADTTRRTVLRPLPPGWGGLEHAGVYLASDSEARVGGDFYDIQPGPHGTRVLVGDVQGKGLGAVEAAAALLGTFREAGYHEPDLATVAERLETRIVRHRNHTAALGRKADGDRFATAVLLGFPEDAPDAVDAVVFGHEPPLAVGPGGVRQLPAGDGLPLGLGELAPARPTVRRLPLAPDETLLLVTDGVTEARDRQGCFYRLRDEVARAVAADPGVTEPRRLAAHVRDGTLRHCGGRLDDDTTVFAVRRPPHPRDE; encoded by the coding sequence ATGCGGCTGCGCGGCCGGAGCATGGGCTGGGTGCCCCCGCTGCTGCTGCTCGCCGGTATCGCGGTGGCTGACTTCAACACCACCGGCGAGTTCCGGATCATCTCCTGGATCGTGCTGGTGCCCGGCATCGCCGCCGCGCTGTGCGGGGTGTGGGGCACGGCGGTCTTCGCGGTGCTCGCGCTGCTGGCCTACGTCACGGTGGACAGCGCCTGGCCGCACCAGTACCAGACCGGCCTGCCCGACTTCATCCTCGTCACCGTCGGCAGCGTCCTCGCCGTCGCCGCCTGCGTGGTCCGGGTGCGCGGCGAGCGGCGCATGCTGCACATGCGGGACATCGCCGACACCACCCGCCGTACCGTGCTGCGCCCGCTGCCGCCGGGCTGGGGCGGTCTGGAGCACGCCGGTGTCTACCTCGCCTCGGACAGCGAGGCCCGCGTCGGCGGCGACTTCTACGACATCCAGCCCGGCCCGCACGGCACCCGCGTCCTCGTCGGGGACGTGCAGGGCAAGGGGCTCGGCGCGGTGGAGGCCGCGGCGGCGCTGCTCGGCACGTTCCGCGAGGCCGGCTACCACGAACCCGACCTCGCCACGGTCGCCGAGCGGCTGGAGACCCGTATCGTCCGCCACCGCAACCACACCGCCGCCCTGGGCCGGAAGGCCGACGGCGACCGGTTCGCCACCGCCGTCCTGCTCGGCTTCCCCGAGGACGCCCCCGACGCCGTGGACGCCGTCGTCTTCGGCCACGAACCTCCGCTGGCGGTGGGCCCCGGCGGCGTACGGCAGCTCCCGGCCGGCGACGGGCTGCCGCTGGGCCTCGGCGAACTCGCCCCCGCCCGGCCCACCGTGCGCCGCCTGCCCCTCGCCCCGGACGAGACGCTGCTGCTGGTCACGGACGGGGTCACCGAGGCCCGCGACCGGCAGGGCTGCTTCTACCGGCTGCGCGACGAGGTGGCCCGCGCGGTCGCCGCCGACCCCGGCGTCACCGAGCCGCGCCGCCTGGCCGCCCACGTCCGCGACGGCACCCTGCGGCACTGCGGGGGCCGCCTGGACGACGACACGACGGTCTTCGCGGTACGGCGACCGCCCCACCCCCGGGACGAGTGA
- a CDS encoding PhoX family protein, which yields MRKLLPLIGTPSGSHPGGRSAMTCRFRCGDACFHEVPNTSSNEYVGDVIAGALSRRSMMRAAAVVTVAAAGAGTVTLAGAPEANAAPAAQAAARGKQKGARGLRFTPVAPNTRDAVVVPEGYRQNVVIRWGEPILRGAPAFDPDHQSAEAQAGQFGYNNDFLALLPLPGERGRQLLVANHEYTDEVLMFRGYDPDNPTREQVEIAWAAHGLSAVVVEEDRRTGKLTPVTRHHLNRRVTATTEFRLTGPAAGSELVKTSADRTGTKVLGTLNNCSGGTTPWGTTLHGEENFNQYFANSGRATDKRYGIGTGATERKWERFDKRFDVAQEPNEVHRFGYVVEFDPYDPHSTPRKHTALGRFKHEAATVRLTHDGRPVVYSGDDERFDYFYKFVGSKRMKKGTSRAVREHNLSLLDEGTLYVAKLTGDSPAIEIDGTGKLPGDGEFDGSGQWIPLVTATADGAVSHVPGMTAEEVCVFTRLAGDKVGATKMDRPEDIEPSPVTGKVYVALTNNSNRGKAGYAGPDEANPRNGNKHGHVLELTERWNRPESTAFAWSLFLVAGDPEDPATYFAGFPKDAVSPISCPDNVAFDPHGNLWLSTDGNALGSHDGLFGVAVKGDRRGELKQFLTVPTGAETCGPVVQDRRVLVSVQHPGEVDGASVDNPASTWPDGPGTLVRPAVVAVWRADGGDIGV from the coding sequence GTGCGCAAGCTGCTGCCGCTGATCGGAACGCCGTCCGGGTCCCATCCCGGCGGACGGTCCGCCATGACCTGTCGTTTCCGGTGTGGTGACGCCTGCTTCCACGAGGTGCCCAACACCAGCTCCAACGAGTACGTCGGTGATGTCATCGCCGGTGCGCTCAGCCGCCGTTCGATGATGCGGGCCGCCGCCGTCGTCACCGTTGCCGCCGCGGGCGCCGGGACGGTCACCCTTGCGGGGGCGCCCGAGGCGAACGCCGCCCCGGCGGCGCAGGCCGCGGCACGCGGGAAGCAGAAGGGCGCGCGCGGACTGCGGTTCACGCCGGTGGCTCCCAACACGCGGGACGCCGTGGTCGTACCGGAGGGCTACCGCCAGAACGTCGTCATCCGCTGGGGCGAGCCCATCCTCCGCGGGGCGCCCGCCTTCGACCCGGACCACCAGTCCGCCGAGGCGCAGGCCGGGCAGTTCGGCTACAACAACGACTTCCTCGCGCTGCTGCCGCTGCCCGGCGAGCGCGGCCGGCAGCTCCTCGTCGCCAACCACGAGTACACCGACGAGGTGCTCATGTTCCGCGGGTACGACCCCGACAACCCGACGCGCGAGCAGGTGGAGATCGCCTGGGCCGCGCACGGGCTGTCCGCCGTGGTCGTGGAGGAGGACCGCCGGACCGGGAAGCTGACGCCCGTCACCCGGCACCACCTCAACCGGCGGGTGACCGCCACCACCGAGTTCCGGCTCACCGGGCCCGCCGCCGGATCGGAGCTGGTGAAGACCTCCGCCGACCGCACCGGCACCAAGGTGCTCGGCACGCTCAACAACTGCTCCGGCGGCACCACCCCGTGGGGCACGACGCTGCACGGCGAGGAGAACTTCAACCAGTACTTCGCCAACAGCGGCCGCGCCACCGACAAGCGGTACGGGATCGGCACCGGCGCCACCGAGCGCAAGTGGGAGCGGTTCGACAAGCGCTTCGACGTGGCGCAGGAGCCGAACGAGGTGCACCGCTTCGGGTACGTCGTCGAGTTCGACCCGTACGACCCGCACTCCACGCCGCGCAAGCACACCGCCCTCGGCCGGTTCAAGCACGAGGCCGCGACCGTGCGGCTCACCCACGACGGCCGCCCGGTCGTCTACTCGGGTGACGACGAGCGCTTCGACTACTTCTACAAGTTCGTCGGCAGCAAGCGGATGAAGAAGGGCACGTCCCGGGCGGTCCGCGAGCACAACCTGTCGCTGCTCGACGAGGGGACCCTGTACGTCGCCAAGCTCACCGGCGACTCCCCGGCCATCGAGATCGACGGCACGGGCAAGCTGCCCGGCGACGGCGAGTTCGACGGCAGCGGGCAGTGGATCCCGCTGGTGACCGCCACCGCCGACGGTGCCGTCTCGCACGTGCCGGGCATGACCGCCGAGGAGGTGTGCGTCTTCACGCGCCTGGCCGGCGACAAGGTCGGCGCGACGAAGATGGACCGCCCCGAGGACATCGAGCCCTCCCCGGTCACCGGCAAGGTGTACGTCGCCCTCACCAACAACTCCAACCGCGGCAAGGCCGGTTACGCGGGCCCGGACGAGGCCAACCCGCGCAACGGCAACAAGCACGGCCACGTCCTGGAGCTGACCGAGCGCTGGAACCGGCCGGAGAGCACGGCGTTCGCCTGGTCGCTGTTCCTCGTCGCCGGTGACCCGGAGGACCCGGCGACCTACTTCGCCGGCTTCCCCAAGGACGCCGTCAGCCCGATCTCCTGCCCGGACAACGTCGCCTTCGACCCCCACGGCAACCTGTGGCTGTCCACCGACGGCAACGCGCTCGGCAGCCACGACGGTCTCTTCGGCGTCGCCGTCAAGGGCGACCGGCGCGGTGAGCTGAAGCAGTTCCTGACCGTCCCGACGGGCGCGGAGACCTGCGGTCCGGTCGTCCAGGACCGGCGCGTGCTGGTCTCGGTACAGCACCCGGGCGAGGTCGACGGGGCCTCGGTGGACAACCCCGCGAGCACCTGGCCCGACGGGCCCGGCACCCTCGTCCGCCCGGCGGTCGTGGCCGTGTGGCGCGCGGACGGGGGCGACATCGGCGTCTGA
- a CDS encoding endonuclease/exonuclease/phosphatase family protein, translated as MREGRAAVTPRWAVGDPPGGRRPRRRRGAGCAGVLLAAVSVVAGCRAADSDGITPVPQLLAFLPWLLVPAGAGLLLALFARWWTGAAWSVLLLGLLAWHIEPYGTTGDPIGLPVAEVRVLTSNVEFGQGTGALIEAVRREKPDLVFVQECPSLCDAALRGLAADYPHRRAVEGEGPRGSVILSRFPLRAAAGIPATMGMPAAVADVRGHSVRLQLAHPMPPLPGRVDRWRAELDAVRGAAAADTRTPTVLAGDFNAGQDHAAFRRILDTGLRDAARLAGSHRTPTWPSPTTPGFGTQIDHVLVSEDFTVHDARFLDIAGSDHRAVVVGLTLHGRG; from the coding sequence GTGCGGGAGGGGCGTGCGGCGGTCACGCCGCGGTGGGCCGTCGGCGACCCGCCGGGCGGGCGGCGTCCCCGGCGCCGACGCGGCGCGGGGTGCGCCGGGGTGCTGCTGGCCGCGGTGAGCGTGGTCGCCGGCTGCCGGGCGGCCGACAGCGACGGCATCACGCCGGTGCCCCAGTTGCTCGCCTTCCTGCCGTGGCTGCTGGTGCCGGCCGGCGCCGGGCTGCTCCTGGCGCTGTTCGCCCGCTGGTGGACCGGGGCGGCGTGGAGCGTCCTGCTGCTCGGGCTGCTGGCGTGGCACATCGAGCCCTACGGCACCACCGGCGACCCCATCGGCCTCCCCGTGGCGGAGGTGCGGGTGCTGACCTCCAACGTCGAGTTCGGGCAGGGCACCGGCGCGCTGATCGAGGCGGTGCGCCGCGAGAAGCCGGACCTCGTCTTCGTCCAGGAGTGCCCGTCCCTGTGCGACGCGGCGCTGCGCGGCCTCGCGGCGGACTACCCCCACCGCCGGGCCGTCGAGGGCGAGGGGCCGCGGGGCAGTGTCATCCTCAGCCGCTTCCCGCTGCGGGCCGCCGCGGGGATCCCCGCCACGATGGGCATGCCCGCCGCCGTCGCCGACGTGCGCGGGCACTCCGTACGGCTCCAGCTCGCCCATCCGATGCCCCCGCTGCCCGGCCGGGTCGACCGGTGGCGCGCGGAGCTGGACGCGGTGCGCGGCGCCGCCGCCGCGGACACCCGCACCCCCACCGTCCTGGCGGGCGACTTCAACGCCGGCCAGGACCACGCCGCCTTCCGCCGGATCCTGGACACGGGGCTGCGCGACGCCGCCCGCCTGGCCGGCTCCCACCGGACGCCCACCTGGCCGTCGCCCACCACACCGGGGTTCGGCACACAGATCGACCATGTGCTGGTGTCGGAGGACTTCACCGTCCACGACGCCCGCTTCCTCGACATCGCGGGCTCCGACCACCGGGCGGTGGTCGTGGGCCTCACGCTGCACGGCCGGGGCTGA
- the metG gene encoding methionine--tRNA ligase, which produces MAATGSEKQGGKAFYVSTPIYYVNDAPHLGHAYTTVAGDVLTRWHRQRGEKVWYLTGTDEHGQKIMRTAEANGVSPQEWADKLVNEAWKPLWEHLEIANDDFIRTTQQRHTDRVQEFVQDLYDKGEIYKGGYEGPYCVGCEEYKLPGELLDGEGEYAGQKLCPIHKKPVETLSEENYFFKLSEYGDRLLAHYEANPDFIQPESARNEVVNFVRQGLQDLSISRSTFDWGIPIPWDEKHVIYVWVDALLNYATAVGYNENQEKFEATFPADVHLVGKDILRFHAVIWPAMLMAQGLPLPGKIAANGWLMVGGEKMSKSNLTGIKPQDLTSHFGVDAYRWYFLRAIAFGQDGSFSWEDFSARYTSELANDYGNLASRVAAMVGKYFGGTLPEATAVGEAEKAIHAGLAKAVAEADRKIGEKLDFQGGILAVFDFIKQVNGYITEQEPWKVAKDDSPEGKARLATILYTAAESLRAVAVLLNPVMPQTSQKLWDSLGAEVSLGGLADQKVQEAGDWGRLPAGSTVTKGAVLFPRLEEKPSA; this is translated from the coding sequence ATGGCGGCCACTGGATCCGAGAAGCAGGGTGGCAAGGCGTTCTACGTCAGCACCCCCATTTACTACGTCAACGACGCTCCTCACCTGGGCCACGCCTACACGACCGTCGCAGGGGACGTGCTCACGCGCTGGCACCGTCAGCGCGGCGAGAAGGTGTGGTACCTCACCGGCACGGACGAGCACGGTCAGAAGATCATGCGCACCGCGGAGGCGAACGGCGTCAGCCCGCAGGAGTGGGCCGACAAGCTCGTCAACGAAGCGTGGAAGCCTCTCTGGGAGCACCTGGAGATCGCGAACGACGACTTCATCCGCACCACGCAGCAGCGGCACACCGACCGCGTCCAGGAGTTCGTGCAGGACCTGTACGACAAGGGCGAGATCTACAAGGGCGGCTACGAGGGCCCGTACTGCGTGGGCTGCGAGGAGTACAAGCTCCCCGGCGAGCTGCTCGACGGCGAGGGCGAGTACGCGGGCCAGAAGCTGTGCCCGATCCACAAGAAGCCGGTGGAGACCCTCAGCGAGGAGAACTACTTCTTCAAGCTGAGCGAGTACGGCGACCGGCTCCTCGCCCACTACGAGGCCAACCCGGACTTCATCCAGCCCGAGTCCGCGCGCAACGAGGTCGTGAACTTCGTCCGCCAGGGCCTGCAGGACCTCTCCATCTCCCGCTCGACCTTCGACTGGGGCATCCCGATCCCCTGGGACGAGAAGCACGTCATCTACGTGTGGGTCGACGCGCTGCTGAACTACGCCACCGCGGTCGGGTACAACGAGAACCAGGAGAAGTTCGAGGCCACCTTCCCGGCCGACGTCCACCTGGTCGGCAAGGACATCCTCCGCTTCCACGCCGTGATCTGGCCCGCCATGCTGATGGCGCAGGGCCTGCCGCTGCCCGGCAAGATCGCGGCCAACGGCTGGCTGATGGTCGGCGGCGAGAAGATGTCGAAGTCGAACCTGACCGGCATCAAGCCGCAGGACCTGACCTCGCACTTCGGCGTGGACGCCTACCGCTGGTACTTCCTGCGCGCGATCGCCTTCGGCCAGGACGGCTCCTTCTCCTGGGAGGACTTCTCCGCCCGGTACACCTCCGAGCTGGCCAACGACTACGGCAACCTCGCCTCGCGCGTGGCGGCGATGGTCGGCAAGTACTTCGGCGGCACGCTGCCGGAGGCGACGGCGGTGGGCGAGGCCGAGAAGGCGATCCACGCCGGACTCGCCAAGGCCGTCGCGGAGGCCGACCGGAAGATCGGCGAGAAGCTGGACTTCCAGGGCGGCATCCTCGCCGTCTTCGACTTCATCAAGCAGGTCAACGGCTACATCACGGAGCAGGAGCCGTGGAAGGTGGCCAAGGACGACTCGCCGGAGGGCAAGGCCCGCCTGGCGACGATCCTCTACACCGCCGCGGAGTCGCTCCGGGCGGTGGCGGTCCTGCTGAACCCGGTCATGCCTCAGACGTCCCAGAAGCTGTGGGACTCGCTGGGCGCCGAGGTTTCCCTCGGCGGCCTCGCGGACCAGAAGGTCCAGGAGGCCGGGGACTGGGGCCGGCTGCCGGCCGGGTCGACGGTCACCAAGGGCGCCGTTCTCTTCCCGCGTCTCGAGGAGAAGCCGAGCGCGTAA
- a CDS encoding PH domain-containing protein: protein MALFGNAHTVDPAQAQQDYARLLGHGEQVHAAYLLIRDTILFTDRRLILVDKQGITGKKTEYHSVPYRSITHFSVETAGTFDLDAELKIWISGTPAPLQKTFTKGVDIYEVQAILTQFVAR from the coding sequence ATGGCACTGTTCGGCAACGCGCACACCGTCGATCCGGCCCAGGCCCAGCAGGATTACGCCCGTCTGCTGGGCCACGGCGAGCAGGTGCACGCCGCCTATCTGCTGATCCGGGACACCATCCTGTTCACCGACCGCCGGCTGATCCTGGTCGACAAGCAGGGCATCACCGGCAAGAAGACGGAGTACCACTCCGTCCCGTACCGCAGCATCACCCACTTCTCCGTGGAGACCGCGGGCACCTTCGACCTCGACGCCGAGCTGAAGATCTGGATCTCCGGCACCCCGGCCCCCCTCCAGAAGACGTTCACCAAGGGCGTCGACATCTACGAGGTCCAGGCCATCCTCACCCAGTTCGTCGCCCGCTGA